The following coding sequences lie in one Sorghum bicolor cultivar BTx623 chromosome 6, Sorghum_bicolor_NCBIv3, whole genome shotgun sequence genomic window:
- the LOC8065985 gene encoding uncharacterized protein LOC8065985, translating into MLAARRRLSAASTSPLLRRRRLSAQTQPTASPAQPPPEVTDSGPGAWAGRAVALSLLGLTGAVAASAVSDLSVFLSCSSQAIEKATQNQQIVNAIGKPIVRGPWYSASIAVNHVKHSVSCTFPVSGPQGNGLLKLKAMRLGDESWYSFLQPADWEILIMDAILDIHTEDGKHRTMRVTIPDNTPALPPADCTACKAHAAPPPPQPPTEK; encoded by the exons ATGTTGGCGGCTCGCCGCCGGCTGTCCGCCGCCTCCACCTCTccactcctccgccgccgccgcctttcCGCCCAGACCCAGCCCACGGCATCGCCGGCGCAGCCCCCGCCGGAGGTGACCGATTCGGGGCCCGGAGCGTGGGCCGGCCGCGCGGTGGCGCTCTCGCTGCTGGGCCTGACGGGCGCCGTCGCAGCCAGCGCTGTCAGCGACCTCTCCGTCTTCCTCTCATGCTCCAG CCAGGCAATAGAGAAGGCCACCCAGAACCAGCAGATTGTCAATGCCATTGGTAAGCCGATTGTGCGGGGACCCTGGTACAGTGCTTCCATTGCCGTGAATCACGTGAAGCATTCTGTCTCCTGCACTTTCCCGGTGTCGGGGCCCCAAGGAAACGGTCTTCTTAAGCTCAAGGCTATGCGCTTGGGAG ATGAATCTTGGTATTCGTTTCTGCAGCCCGCGGACTGGGAGATACTGATAATGGATGCCATCCTTGATATTCATACTGAAGATGGTAAACACCGAACAATGAGGGTAACCATTCCAGACAACACACCTGCTCTGCCACCAGCAGACTGCACTGCGTGCAAGGCTCATGCAGCTCCACCACCGCCTCAACCTCCTACGGAGAAGTGA
- the LOC8065986 gene encoding acyl-coenzyme A oxidase 4, peroxisomal isoform X1 encodes MAKQGYCSKDHVVKPPASDMMSVACARLTPAASVFPAAVSDYYQFDELLTPEEKNLRINIRQFMEKEVAPIVPKYWETAQFPFHLIPKLGSLGFLGGIIKGHGCPGLSETAYAVCISEVARVDASIASFCLVQSCLAMLCIAQMGSEAQKEKYLPLLSKQQKVCAYALTEPDYGSDASSLNTVARKVPGGWVLNGRKRWPGNSSFADVLVVLARNTSTNQVNGFIVNGGSSGLKINKIENKVSMRMVQNCDIQLDDVFVPDDDRLPGANSFQDLVDSLSFSRVMAAWVSIGIAEGVYDACHRYLGERKQFGVPLATFQLNQEKLVRMLGNIQAMWLLGWRLCKLHASGNITTGHASLGKAWITKQARETVALGRELLGGNGIVTDFHVGKALCDMETVYTYEGSYDVNALIVAREITGISSIRPTSRL; translated from the exons TGTCAGACTACTATCAATTTGACGAACTTCTGACACCAGAGGAGAAAAATTTACGAATCAATATTAGGCAGTTTATGGAGAAGGAAGTTGCTCCAATAGTACCCAAG TACTGGGAGACAGCAcaatttccattccatctcattCCAAAGCTAGGTTCTCTTGGTTTCCTTGGAGGCATCATCAAG GGCCACGGATGTCCTGGGTTATCAGAGACCGCTTATGCTGTGTGCATATCAGAGGTTGCTCGTGTGGATGCAAGCATAGCCTCATTCTGCTTGGTTCAGTCATGTCTTGCCATGCTTTGTATTG CACAAATGGGATCTGAAGCACAGAAAGAGAAATATTTGCCGTTATTGAGCAAACAGCAGAAAGTCTGTGCTTAT GCCTTGACAGAGCCGGACTATGGTAGTGATGCAAGCTCTCTGAACACTGTGGCGAGAAAG GTTCCAGGAGGGTGGGTCCTAAATGGTAGGAAACGGTGGCCTGGGAACAGCAGTTTTGCAGACGTATTAGTTGTTCTTGCTCGGAATACCAGCACCAATCAGGTCAATGG GTTCATAGTGAATGGAGGGAGCTCTGGTCTGAAGATCAACAAGATCGAGAACAAGGTGTCGATGAGAATGGTTCAGAACTGTGACATCCAGCTGGACGACGTGTTTGTTCCCGATGACGATCGTTTGCCCGGCGCCAATTCTTTTCAGGATCTTGTTGAT TCGCTTTCTTTCAGTCGGGTCATGGCAGCCTGGGTCAGCATTGGGATTGCAGAAGGGGTGTACGATGCATGTCATAG GTACCTTGGAGAGAGGAAACAGTTTGGTGTGCCACTGGCGACGTTCCAGCTGAACCAAGAGAAGCTGGTCAGGATGTTGGGCAACATCCAGGCCATGTGGCTTCTCGGCTGGCGCCTCTGCAAGCTCCATGCCTCTGGCAACATCACCACAGGCCACGCTAGCCTGGGCAAG GCATGGATCACGAAGCAGGCAAGGGAGACGGTGGCGCTCGGCAGGGAGCTCCTCGGCGGCAACGGCATCGTCACCGATTTCCACGTGGGCAAGGCGTTGTGTGACATGGAGACTGTGTACACGTACGAGGGCAGCTACGATGTGAACGCGCTCATCGTCGCAAGGGAGATCACTGGCATCTCCAGCATCAGACCCACTAGCAGGCTCTAG
- the LOC8080286 gene encoding uncharacterized protein LOC8080286 isoform X2: MANAKKLFKMGNADTDTAALHKEWDDVLCPICMDHPHNAVLLLCSSHDKGCRSYICDTSYRHSNCLDRFKKMKVNDGDSPSESSSSMPRGTRNQNVVQRSRFGLTGESPRLHIDISEPDEASNHQDASHRPAAIAGEQEENNYNEGPNLTLEAHEVEMNGPSESSDVSSLNQLLCPLCRGGVSGWKIIKEARQYLDEKSRACSREACTFSGNYREIRRHARRVHPTTRPADVDPSRRRAWHHLEHQREYADIVSAIRSAMPGAVVLGDYAIEGGEMFSHDRETSGPSEPSGSLLTTFFLFHMLSSSPIRSGDEPRGASRGLRRQRRRYLWGENLLGLQYDDDNDNDDDDDDEGEDEGDAVDEEVQRPRSRRRFIRSRSEERA, translated from the coding sequence ATGGCAAATGCAAAGAAGTTGTTCAAGATGGGAAATGCAGATACAGATACTGCTGCACTGCACAAGGAGTGGGATGATGTTCTCTGTCCGATATGCATGGACCATCCGCACAATGCTGTCCTTCTGTTGTGCAGTTCCCATGACAAAGGATGCCGATCCTATATATGTGATACAAGCTATAGGCATTCAAATTGCCTAGACAGGTTCAAGAAAATGAAAGTCAATGATGGGGACAGTCCTTCAGAGTCAAGCTCGTCCATGCCTAGGGGTACAAGAAACCAAAATGTTGTCCAGAGATCTCGTTTTGGTCTCACTGGAGAGAGCCCCAGGCTACACATAGACATATCTGAACCTGATGAAGCTTCCAATCATCAAGATGCCAGTCATAGACCTGCTGCCATTGCTGGAGAACAGGAAGAAAACAACTACAATGAAGGCCCAAATTTGACATTGGAAGCTCATGAGGTTGAGATGAATGGCCCTTCAGAGTCAAGTGACGTGTCAAGCTTAaaccaattgttgtgtccacTGTGCAGAGGGGGCGTTAGTGGCTGGAAGATAATCAAAGAAGCTAGACAGTATTTGGATGAGAAATCCAGAGCTTGCTCACGAGAAGCCTGCACGTTTTCTGGTAACTACAGGGAGATCCGTAGACATGCCAGAAGGGTGCACCCCACAACAAGGCCTGCTGATGTTGATCCATCAAGACGCCGTGCGTGGCACCACCTGGAGCATCAGCGTGAATATGCTGACATAGTAAGCGCAATCAGGTCTGCTATGCCTGGGGCAGTTGTGCTTGGTGATTATGCTATTGAAGGTGGTGAAATGTTTTCACATGACCGGGAAACCAGTGGCCCAAGTGAACCAAGTGGGTCTCTTCTGACAACATTCTTTCTATTTCATATGCTCAGCAGTAGTCCGATTAGATCAGGTGATGAGCCAAGAGGCGCATCAAGGGGCCTGAGAAGGCAGAGAAGACGCTATCTGTGGGGAGAGAATTTGTTAGGTCTCCAatatgatgatgataatgataatgatgatgatgatgatgatgagggggAGGACGAAGGGGATGCTGTGGATGAAGAAGTTCAGAGACCAAGGAGTCGCCGGAGGTTCataagatcaagatcagaggAGCGGGCGTAA
- the LOC8080287 gene encoding protein transport protein Sec24-like At3g07100: MQPPMGNERPPPPPGRPVSAFVPGAAVPPPPFGAAAGGPFAPPPRQGVLPPPQSGATAPPFGAAPPAAMGGFRGPPPSQGPFGAGPPPSQGPFGAGPPPQGPFTSAPPSQGPFASAPPSQGPFASAPPSQGPFTSPPPSQGPFAAGPPPTGPFAAAPAPFRPPPSSLAQPQSPTGGPLPPPPTYARPPQTQGYYTGAPPANPQFPMSRPAFQQPVQTMPPPPMGPAATFGNQAAYAGPPVGGTLQSLVEDFQSLALSSAPGSLDPGVDVKGLPRPLDGDEEPVKLMEAYPLNCHPRYFRLTTHAIPASQSLVSRWHLPLGAVVHPLAESPDGEEVPVINFGSAGVIRCRRCRTYINPYATFADAGRKWRCNLCTLLNDVPGEYFCALDASGRRYDTDQRPELSKGTVEFVAPTEYMVRPPMPPSYFFLIDVSVSAVRSGLLEVVAKTIKSCLDELPGFPRTQIGFLTFDSTLHFHNFKSSLSQPQMMVVADLDDVFLPLPDDLLVNLVDSRHVVESFLDSLPNMFHDNVNVESALGPALKAAFMVMSQIGGKLLVFQSTLPSLGIGRLRLRGDDVRAYGTDKEHTLRVPEDPFYKQMAAEFTKNQIAVDIFSFSEKYSDIASLGSLAKYTGGQVYHYPSFQAPTHGDKLKLELNRDLTRETAWESVMRIRCGKGVRFTTYHGHFMLRSTDLLALPAVDSDKAFAMQLSLEETLMTTQTVYFQVALLYTSSSGERRIRVHTAAAPVVTDLSEMYRQADTGAIVSLLGRIAVENSLSDKLDSVRQQLQLKLVRSLKEYRNLYVVQHRIGGRLIFPESLRFLPLYILAICKSLALRGGYADVSLDERCAAGFSMMILPVNRLLNFIYPSLYRVDEVLTMEPNKIDASLKRLPLTFQCLDTGGLYLLDDGFTFLVWLGRMLPPELMNNILGVSLANYPDLSKVLLRECDNELSRNFMKILRTLREKDPSYHQLCRVVRQGEQPREGYLLLSNLVEDQMAGTSSYVDWILQIHRQTQS, encoded by the exons ATGCAGCCGCCGATGGGGAACgagaggccgccgccgccgcccggccGCCCTGTCTCAGCCTTCGTGCCCGGCGCAGCTGTCCCGCCTCCACCGTTTGGGGCCGCGGCCGGTGGCCCGTTCGCCCCGCCGCCGCGGCAGGGAGTGCTGCCGCCTCCTCAGTCTGGTGCTACGGCGCCCCCTTTTGGGGCTGCGCCACCCGCCGCAATGGGTGGGTTCAGAGGTCCACCGCCGTCACAGGGACCCTTTGGAGCCGGTCCACCGCCGTCACAGGGACCCTTTGGAGCTGGTCCACCGCCTCAGGGCCCTTTCACCTCCGCACCGCCGTCGCAAGGTCCCTTTGCCTCTGCTCCACCGTCTCAGGGCCCCTTTGCCTCTGCTCCACCGTCTCAGGGCCCCTTTACGTCCCCTCCACCGTCTCAGGGTCCCTTTGCTGCTGGACCACCGCCGACTGGTCCCTTTGCTGCTGCACCAGCACCTTTTCGCCCTCCGCCGTCCTCCCTTGCGCAGCCGCAATCTCCCACGGGAGGTCCTTTGCCTCCGCCACCGACATATGCGAGGCCGCCACAGACGCAAGGGTATTACACCGGTGCACCACCCGCGAACCCTCAGTTCCCGATGTCAAGGCCAGCATTTCAACAACCAGTGCAGACTATGCCTCCTCCACCAATGGGACCTGCTGCCACGTTTGGTAACCAGGCAGCGTATGCTGGCCCTCCAGTCGGAGGCACACTTCAGAGCTTAGTGGAGGACTTCCAGTCGTTAGCACTGAGTTCTGCGCCTGGGTCACTTGACCCTGGTGTTGATGTAAAAGGGCTGCCAAGGCCTTTGGATGGTGATGAGGAGCCAGTTAAGCTTATGGAGGCATACCCATTGAATTGCCACCCGAGGTACTTCCGGCTGACAACCCATGCGATCCCTGCATCTCAGTCATTGGTCTCCAGGTGGCATTTGCCTCTTGGAGCTGTGGTACACCCTCTTGCAGAATCACCTGATGGG GAGGAAGTGCCAGTTATCAACTTTGGGTCCGCCGGTGTCATTCGTTGTCGAAGATGCAGGACGTACATAAATCCTTATGCAACATTTGCAGATGCTGGAAGGAAATGGCGCTGCAATCTTTGCACGTTGCTCAATGACG TTCCTGGAGAGTACTTTTGTGCACTTGATGCTAGTGGCAGAAGGTATGATACTGATCAAAGGCCTGAACTTTCCAAGGGAACTGTAGAGTTTGTTGCTCCAACAGAATATATGGTGCGGCCACCAATGCCGCCTTCCTATTTCTTTCTTATTGATGTGTCAGTATCTGCAGTTCGGAGCGGATTGCTTGAG GTTGTTGCAAAGACCATCAAATCATGCCTCGATGAACTTCCAGGCTTTCCGCGAACACAGATTGGATTCTTAACCTTCGACAGCACCTTGCATTTTCATAACTTCAAG TCTTCTTTGTCACAGCCTCAAATGATGGTGGTTGCTGATTTGGATGATGTTTTTCTACCATTGCCTGATGACCTCTTGGTTAATTTGGTCGACTCAAGACATGTTGTGGAGTCATTTCTTGATAGCTTGCCAAATATGTTTCATGACAATGTAAATGTGGAGTCTGCTCTTGGTCCAGCACTTAAAGCAGCTTtcatggttatg AGTCAAATTGGGGGGAAGTTGCTTGTCTTCCAGAGTACTTTGCCATCTCTTGGTATTGGTCGTTTGAGACTTCGAGGAGATGATGTTCGTGCATATGGAACGGATAAGGAGCATACTTTGAGGGTACCAGAAGATCCCTTCTACAAACAGATGGCTGCTGAATTCACAAAAAATCAGATCGCAGTGGACATATTTTCTTTCAGCGAGAAGTACTCTGATATAGCTTCTTTGG GGTCTTTGGCAAAGTATACTGGTGGTCAGGTGTACCATTATCCATCATTCCAGGCACCTACACATGGAGACAAACTTAAACTTGAGCTTAATAGGGACCTTACACGAGAGACTGCCTGGGAATCTGTTATGCGTATCAGATGTGGAAAAG GAGTACGGTTCACAACCTATCATGGTCATTTCATGCTTCGGTCCACAGACCTGTTAGCCCTTCCAGCTGTTGACTCTGATAAAGCTTTTGCAATGCAACTGTCGCTGGAGGAGACATTAATGACCACCCAGACTGTATACTTCCAAGTGGCATTGCT ATACACATCATCCTCTGGTGAAAGGCGTATCAGGGTCCACACAGCAGCTGCACCTGTGGTCACAGATCTTAGTGAAATGTATCGTCAAGCAGATACTGGTGCCATTGTGTCATTGTTGGGTAGAATTG CGGTTGAAAATTCACTGTCTGATAAGCTGGACAGTGTCCGGCAGCAGTTACAGTTAAAGCTCGTCAGAAGTCTGAAGGAATACCGCAATTTATATGTTGTACAACACCGGATAGGCGGGAGACTGATTTTTCCCGAATCTCTAAGGTTTTTGCCATTATACATCCTGGCTATCTGCAAATCTCTTGCTCTCCGTGGAGGTTATGCAGATGTTTCTCTTGATGAACGATGTGCTGCTGGTTTCAGCATGATGATATTGCCTGTAAACAGGCTGCTCAATTTTATCTATCCTTCTCTGTACAGAGTTGATGAAGTATTAACAATG GAACCAAATAAGATTGATGCTTCATTGAAGCGATTGCCATTAACATTTCAGTGTTTAGATACTGGAGGTTTGTACCTCCTTGATGATGGCTTCACTTTCTTAGTGTGGTTAGGTAGGATGCTCCCACCTGAACTCATGAACAACATTCTTGGAGTGAGCTTGGCAAACTACCCTGACCTATCTAAG GTTTTATTGAGAGAGTGTGACAATGAGTTGTCAAGAAATTTCATGAAAATACTAAGAACCCTGCGGGAGAAGGATCCTTCTTATCACCAGCTATGCCGTGTGGTGCGACAGGGTGAACAGCCAAGAGAAGGCTATCTGCTTCTATCTAACCTTGTTGAGGACCAGATGGCTGGAACAAGCAGTTACGTTGATTGGATACTGCAAATTCACCGTCAAACACAAAGCTAA
- the LOC8080286 gene encoding uncharacterized protein LOC8080286 isoform X1: MVNLSRFSSSSIPFPLSPSLSWRRLRPGAHLRAQVAGAAVLRQVPKSSSGPSPATSTSSLLKMANAKKLFKMGNADTDTAALHKEWDDVLCPICMDHPHNAVLLLCSSHDKGCRSYICDTSYRHSNCLDRFKKMKVNDGDSPSESSSSMPRGTRNQNVVQRSRFGLTGESPRLHIDISEPDEASNHQDASHRPAAIAGEQEENNYNEGPNLTLEAHEVEMNGPSESSDVSSLNQLLCPLCRGGVSGWKIIKEARQYLDEKSRACSREACTFSGNYREIRRHARRVHPTTRPADVDPSRRRAWHHLEHQREYADIVSAIRSAMPGAVVLGDYAIEGGEMFSHDRETSGPSEPSGSLLTTFFLFHMLSSSPIRSGDEPRGASRGLRRQRRRYLWGENLLGLQYDDDNDNDDDDDDEGEDEGDAVDEEVQRPRSRRRFIRSRSEERA, encoded by the exons ATGGTGAATCTGAGTCGCTTCTCTTCTTCCAGTATCCCcttccctctctctccctcactTTCTTGGCGACGACTACGCCCCGGTGCTCATCTTCGGGCCCAGGTCGCCGGCGCTGCCGTCCTACGCCAGGTGCCCAAGTCTTCTTCAGGCCCTTCACCGGCGACGAGCACCAGCAG TTTGCTGAAGATGGCAAATGCAAAGAAGTTGTTCAAGATGGGAAATGCAGATACAGATACTGCTGCACTGCACAAGGAGTGGGATGATGTTCTCTGTCCGATATGCATGGACCATCCGCACAATGCTGTCCTTCTGTTGTGCAGTTCCCATGACAAAGGATGCCGATCCTATATATGTGATACAAGCTATAGGCATTCAAATTGCCTAGACAGGTTCAAGAAAATGAAAGTCAATGATGGGGACAGTCCTTCAGAGTCAAGCTCGTCCATGCCTAGGGGTACAAGAAACCAAAATGTTGTCCAGAGATCTCGTTTTGGTCTCACTGGAGAGAGCCCCAGGCTACACATAGACATATCTGAACCTGATGAAGCTTCCAATCATCAAGATGCCAGTCATAGACCTGCTGCCATTGCTGGAGAACAGGAAGAAAACAACTACAATGAAGGCCCAAATTTGACATTGGAAGCTCATGAGGTTGAGATGAATGGCCCTTCAGAGTCAAGTGACGTGTCAAGCTTAaaccaattgttgtgtccacTGTGCAGAGGGGGCGTTAGTGGCTGGAAGATAATCAAAGAAGCTAGACAGTATTTGGATGAGAAATCCAGAGCTTGCTCACGAGAAGCCTGCACGTTTTCTGGTAACTACAGGGAGATCCGTAGACATGCCAGAAGGGTGCACCCCACAACAAGGCCTGCTGATGTTGATCCATCAAGACGCCGTGCGTGGCACCACCTGGAGCATCAGCGTGAATATGCTGACATAGTAAGCGCAATCAGGTCTGCTATGCCTGGGGCAGTTGTGCTTGGTGATTATGCTATTGAAGGTGGTGAAATGTTTTCACATGACCGGGAAACCAGTGGCCCAAGTGAACCAAGTGGGTCTCTTCTGACAACATTCTTTCTATTTCATATGCTCAGCAGTAGTCCGATTAGATCAGGTGATGAGCCAAGAGGCGCATCAAGGGGCCTGAGAAGGCAGAGAAGACGCTATCTGTGGGGAGAGAATTTGTTAGGTCTCCAatatgatgatgataatgataatgatgatgatgatgatgatgagggggAGGACGAAGGGGATGCTGTGGATGAAGAAGTTCAGAGACCAAGGAGTCGCCGGAGGTTCataagatcaagatcagaggAGCGGGCGTAA
- the LOC8065986 gene encoding acyl-coenzyme A oxidase 4, peroxisomal isoform X2, whose translation MMSVACARLTPAASVFPAAVSDYYQFDELLTPEEKNLRINIRQFMEKEVAPIVPKYWETAQFPFHLIPKLGSLGFLGGIIKGHGCPGLSETAYAVCISEVARVDASIASFCLVQSCLAMLCIAQMGSEAQKEKYLPLLSKQQKVCAYALTEPDYGSDASSLNTVARKVPGGWVLNGRKRWPGNSSFADVLVVLARNTSTNQVNGFIVNGGSSGLKINKIENKVSMRMVQNCDIQLDDVFVPDDDRLPGANSFQDLVDSLSFSRVMAAWVSIGIAEGVYDACHRYLGERKQFGVPLATFQLNQEKLVRMLGNIQAMWLLGWRLCKLHASGNITTGHASLGKAWITKQARETVALGRELLGGNGIVTDFHVGKALCDMETVYTYEGSYDVNALIVAREITGISSIRPTSRL comes from the exons TGTCAGACTACTATCAATTTGACGAACTTCTGACACCAGAGGAGAAAAATTTACGAATCAATATTAGGCAGTTTATGGAGAAGGAAGTTGCTCCAATAGTACCCAAG TACTGGGAGACAGCAcaatttccattccatctcattCCAAAGCTAGGTTCTCTTGGTTTCCTTGGAGGCATCATCAAG GGCCACGGATGTCCTGGGTTATCAGAGACCGCTTATGCTGTGTGCATATCAGAGGTTGCTCGTGTGGATGCAAGCATAGCCTCATTCTGCTTGGTTCAGTCATGTCTTGCCATGCTTTGTATTG CACAAATGGGATCTGAAGCACAGAAAGAGAAATATTTGCCGTTATTGAGCAAACAGCAGAAAGTCTGTGCTTAT GCCTTGACAGAGCCGGACTATGGTAGTGATGCAAGCTCTCTGAACACTGTGGCGAGAAAG GTTCCAGGAGGGTGGGTCCTAAATGGTAGGAAACGGTGGCCTGGGAACAGCAGTTTTGCAGACGTATTAGTTGTTCTTGCTCGGAATACCAGCACCAATCAGGTCAATGG GTTCATAGTGAATGGAGGGAGCTCTGGTCTGAAGATCAACAAGATCGAGAACAAGGTGTCGATGAGAATGGTTCAGAACTGTGACATCCAGCTGGACGACGTGTTTGTTCCCGATGACGATCGTTTGCCCGGCGCCAATTCTTTTCAGGATCTTGTTGAT TCGCTTTCTTTCAGTCGGGTCATGGCAGCCTGGGTCAGCATTGGGATTGCAGAAGGGGTGTACGATGCATGTCATAG GTACCTTGGAGAGAGGAAACAGTTTGGTGTGCCACTGGCGACGTTCCAGCTGAACCAAGAGAAGCTGGTCAGGATGTTGGGCAACATCCAGGCCATGTGGCTTCTCGGCTGGCGCCTCTGCAAGCTCCATGCCTCTGGCAACATCACCACAGGCCACGCTAGCCTGGGCAAG GCATGGATCACGAAGCAGGCAAGGGAGACGGTGGCGCTCGGCAGGGAGCTCCTCGGCGGCAACGGCATCGTCACCGATTTCCACGTGGGCAAGGCGTTGTGTGACATGGAGACTGTGTACACGTACGAGGGCAGCTACGATGTGAACGCGCTCATCGTCGCAAGGGAGATCACTGGCATCTCCAGCATCAGACCCACTAGCAGGCTCTAG